One Besnoitia besnoiti strain Bb-Ger1 chromosome VIII, whole genome shotgun sequence DNA segment encodes these proteins:
- a CDS encoding hypothetical protein (encoded by transcript BESB_082620) has protein sequence MDYIKDLIQKTLSQYVEGVNEKTVTLGFNEGVEINNLTLRTDFVNHLLQNNGVDARLDYGRIGKLRLVYTALPGIVTMQVDGLDIRLRPNFTGTALKKICTTLGELQGEIEDVDAAKPHTTLPSCSLPCPPPVYPQSVFGPKQPDIHDTFSRRLPPHRVPRPPPIVRRARYVMPEAPMAQLVAVQEALPSPRCPTALPSLPKCELQLPSFEAPSLPPLCDNVYGFLEGCTDTLAKITTPAHENFSDVSIPSYQCCPKPFRDPPMQQPYLLPPIGERGYFELQRAPQYITAPSQGSAGPPHVSFALRSAR, from the exons ATGGATTACATCAAAGATTTAATTCAGAAGACCCTTTCTCAGTATGTGGAAG GTGTCAACGAAAAGACTGTTACACTTGGTTTCAATGAGGGAGTGGAGATAAACAATCTTACACTGCGGACGGATTTCGTCAACCACTTGCTACAG AACAATGGCGTCGATGCGCGGCTCGACTACGGTCGTATCGGGAAGCTTCGGCTGGTGTATACTGCTCTTCCGGGCATTGTAACG ATGCAAGTTGACGGTTTGGATATCCGGCTAAGGCCAAACTTCACCGGCACTGCACTTAAGAAAATCTGCACGACCCTTGGAGAGTTACAAGGAGAAATTGAAGATGTCGATGCAGCTAAACCACACACGACTTTACCTTCGTGCAGCTTGCCTTGTCCGCCACCAGTATACCCTCAGTCTGTCTTCGGCCCGAAGCAGCCCGACATACACGATACTTTCTCAAGG AGACTCCCTCCTCATAGAGttcctcggccgccgccaatcgtgaggcgggcgcgctaCGTAATGCCGGAGGCGCCGATGGCACAGCTGGTCGCTGTACAAGAAGCTCTCCCGTCGCCTCGATGCCCAACCGCTTTACCCAGTCTACCCAAGTGCGAACTGCAGCTTCCTTCGTTCGAGGCGCCgtccctccctcctctgtgCGATAATGTATACGGTTTTCTTGAAGGCTGCACGGACACCCTTGCGAAAATCACCACCCCTGCCCACGAAAACTTCAGCGATGTCTCAATACCTTCATATCAATGCTGC CCGAAGCCTTTTCGGGACCCCCCGATGCAGCAACCATACCTACTTCCGCCGATAGGAGAGCGTGGCTATTTTGAGCTGCAGCGTGCGCCGCAGTACATCACAGCGCCGTCACAGGGCAGTGCTGGGCCGCCTCACGTGAGTTTTGCTCTGCGCAGCGCTCGATGA
- a CDS encoding D-3-phosphoglycerate dehydrogenase (encoded by transcript BESB_082640) — protein MEGDSPRKRQKKQSRFRVLVCDPIDQAGMEILSSFADVDTKFKLPEEELCSIVGQYDGLMVRSGTTVTDKIIKHGHRLKIIGRAGVGVDNVCVDAATAQGIFVVNSPNGNTVAAAELTLGLMMALARKIPQADVSVGTHVARVCNALGMEVLTYDPFITEEKAKAMNCRNVGLDALLAASDFITLHVPLLEHTRNLINAEKLKGVKKGACIINAARGGVVDEKAVAEALMAGDLAGAAMDVFENEKEFSKDNPLIQAKEKGKNIILTPHIGASTFEAQHNVAVDVALQFREALLGGLPQSAVNLQCVRSQHLASVVHLSEILGRLCSKLVDEPVETLSLKITGSINSADADVLLLSAAQGMLRTRCDHIVNFVNVKRIAHEHKVELVVSKEELTAPPQYSILELTVKTKNSVAAVEGCCAADGSVVLKKFLGTPIYLQMPSRRRVQRKARLSLEEALDTCNGVAANGSPSAADQDEPDVKDPPIYMMYTLHSDKAGTLANVAQKLAEANINVANCHLGRRLVDDASSPEGKTMMGLCIFHADGEIDDDVVRSIRQLEHVRECRVFATPQSLGLEAS, from the exons AAATTCTTTCGTCCTTTGCTGATGTAGACACAAAGTTCAAACTTCCTGAAGAGGAGCTCTGCAGCATTGTTG GACAGTACGACGGACTCATGGTTCGAAGTGGCACGACCGTGACGGACAAAATTATCAAACATGGCCACAGGCTAAAGATAATCG GTCGTGCCGGTGTCGGTGTAGACAACGTCTGCGTCGATGCGGCCACAGCGCAGGGTATCTTCGTGGTTAACTCTCCAAATGGCAATAC ggtggcggcggcggagttAACCTTGGGCCTGATGATGGCACTTGCGCGCAAGATACCCCAGGCCGATGTGTCT GTCGGTACTCACGTCGCGCGTGTTTGCAATGCACTAGGGATGGAGGTTCTTACCTACGACCCCTTTATCACtgaggagaaagcgaaggccATGAATTGCAGGAATGTCGGTCTTGATGCCCTTCTTGCTGCCA GCGATTTCATTACGCTGCACGTCCCTTTGCTTGAGCACACCCGGAACCTTATCAATGCGGAGAAGCTGAAAGGTGTTAAAAAGGGTGCTTGTATAATCAACGCCGCACGGG GGGGCGTCGTGGACGAGAAGGCAGTTGCGGAGGCCCTCATGGCAGGCGACCTGGCTGGAGCCGCTATGGACGTGTTCGAGAATGAGAAAGAGTTTTCGAAGGACAATCCCCTCATCCAAGCCAAGGAGAAGGGCAAAAACATCATTCTCACTCCCCACATAG GAGCAAGCACTTTCGAGGCACAGCACAACGTGGCTGTAGATGTCGCTCTTCAGTTcagagaggcgctgctgggcgGTCTGCCGCAGTCAGCCGTCAACCTTCAG TGCGTGCGCTCCCAGCATCTTGCCAGCGTTGTTCATCTTTCCGAGATTCTCG GGCGACTATGCAGCAAATTAGTCGACGAGCCCGTGGAGACGCTAAGCTTGAAAATCACCGGAAGCATAAACAGTGCGGATGCGGACGTCCTCCTCTTGTCCGCTGCCCAG GGCATGCTCAGGACGCGGTGCGATCACATTGTGAACTTTGTGAATGTAAAGCGCATTGCCCACGAACACAAGGTTGAGCTCGTCGTTTCCAAAG AGGAACTGACAGCTCCTCCACAGTACTCTATTTTGGAACTGACTGTCAAGACGAAGAACTCGGTGGCCGCAGTGGAAGGATGCTGCGCTGCGGATGGTAGTGTTGTGCTGAAGAAATTTCTGGGTACGCCGATTTACCTTCAAATGCCATCTCGACGACGTGTGCAGCGCAAAGCAAGACTGAGCTTGGAAGAAGCACTAGACACGTGTAACGGTGTCGCGGCAAATGGAAGCCCCTCAGCCGCTGATCAAGATGAACCGGACGTGAAGGATCCGCCGATTTACATGATGTATACCCTTCACAG TGACAAAGCCGGAACATTGGCAAACGTGGCCCAGAAGCTGGCAGAAGCCAACATCAACGTTGCGAACTGTCATCTCGGGCGGAGACTGGTAGACGATGCTAGTTCACCCGAGGGAAAGACTATGATGGGGCTTTGCATTTtccacgcagacggcgaaatTGACGATGACGTCGTAAGGTCCATTCGCCAGCTGGAGCATGTGAGGGAATGTAGAGTTTTCGCAACTCCGCAGTCACTTGGGTTGGAGGCCAGCTAA
- a CDS encoding hypothetical protein (encoded by transcript BESB_082630): MTTWQPTQETAAGKECQADGELWIRTAVLYTFLFLVGILWLFRHSAGPRRLPAGGAGVEPSRRSAVAARPSAPHDADKAHFLSFLLDGEYREPMRRTGGQPNTAALVTSAESGLYDDMQGPDAAVGGHDEAGCTNAIPPAESAAAYPAAPGASAHAATDLRGEVDPCPHGGTAEADGPQNERVPNEPAAQASDSQLQRRGNASAELGNNDGHGNPERSPSSTRSLIVVDPARPSQLETHEAAGDPAERDSGQREAPLGSTATVSADACSSEDPVAATLSSDAAPRERPEGESELSDDDPFFTGQDEENDFSGRRYNKIYRRIPQTSFSVLAAAAPGDEKATDAAPNQNAPQTADSQVEYRGDTEAKFSLSDGDALEAGSAGRTDETIPQEGSAPSPTEDGTVHEAGALEVSQVGHAAGTVHGKEDAEQGYFEDAAAADDVESERLVVN, encoded by the exons ATGACAACGTGGCAGCCAACACAGGAAACAGCGGCTGGAAAGGAGTGTCAGGCAGACGGTGAACTATGGATTCGAACGGCTGTTCTCTACACGTTTCTATTCTTGGTGGGTATCCTTTGGCTATTCCGCCATTCCGCTGGGCCAAGAAGACTCCCCGCGGGAGGTGCTGGTGTCGAGCCATCCAGACGGTCGGCAGTagctgcgcggccgtctgcgccaCACGACGCCGATAAAGCGCATTTTCTGTCTTTCCTGCTGGATGGGGAGTACAGAGAACCCATGCGACGTACTGGCGGGCAACCAAATACCGCAGCACTCGTCACCAGTGCAGAGTCTGGTCTCTACGATGACATGCAGGGTCCGGATGCAGCAGTTGGGGGCCATGACGAGGCAGGTTGTACGAACGCAATACCACCGGCAGAGTCGGCGGCAGCATACCCTGCGGCTCCGGGGGCGTCAGCTCACGCTGCTACTGATCTTAGAGGGGAGGTTGACCCCTGCCCCCATGGTGGCACAGCTGAAGCAGATGGGCCACAAAATGAGCGAGTGCCTAACGAAccggctgcgcaggcgtccgATTCACAACTGCAACGGCGAGGAAATGCCTCTGCCGAGCTAGGAAACAATGACGGTCACGGGAATCCGGAGCGAAGCCCGAGCAGCACCAGAAGCCTCATTGTTGTCGACCCGGCAAGGCCCAGTCAACTAGAGACAcacgaggcggcaggcgatcCAGCAGAACGGGACTCTGGTCAGAGAGAAGCTCCCCTCGGCTCAACCGCGACGGtctccgcagacgcctgtTCCTCCGAGGACCCAGTGGCGGCAACACTGTCATCGGATGCAGCACCTCGTGAACGGCCAGAAGGGGAATCTGAATTAAGTGACGATGATCCATTCTTCACGGGTCAAGATGAGGAGAATGACTTCTCAGGAAGGCGGTACAACAAAATCTATCGGAGGATTCCGCAAACGTCATTCA GTGTTCtagcagctgcagcgccaggcgACGAAAAGGCAACGGACGCCGCGCCCAACCAGAATGCTCCACAAACTGCAGATAGCCAGGTCGAGTACCgaggagacacagaggcAAAGTTCTCTTTGTCAGACGGGGATGCCCTGGAGGCAGGTTCAGCAGGGAGAACAGACGAGACTATTCCGCAAGAAGGGTCCGCACCATCGCCTACGGAGGATGGGACGGTACATGAGGCGGGTGCACTGGAAGTTTCTCAGGTTGGGCATGCCGCCGGAACTGTCCATGGaaaagaggacgccgagcagGGGTACTTCGAggacgcggctgctgcggatgACGTAGAGAGCGAACGCCTGGTGGTGAATTAG